A single region of the Triticum dicoccoides isolate Atlit2015 ecotype Zavitan chromosome 2B, WEW_v2.0, whole genome shotgun sequence genome encodes:
- the LOC119365623 gene encoding RING-H2 finger protein ATL74-like produces the protein MAARRFLQAAAEGVSTPGARIIADDRDIVIILASLLCALITVLGIGLVARWCACGGAEARARAAANRGVKKSVLRAIPTVAYVSADAGKGKGKEEEAAAAPECAICLAEFEDGEAMRVLPQCGHAFHAACVDKWLRGHSSCPSCRRILAVHLPAGQRCQRCGARPDPATWKPPGQYGEMPPFLP, from the coding sequence ATGGCGGCCAGGAGGTTCTtgcaggcggcggcggagggcgtgTCCACGCCAGGCGCCCGGATCATCGCCGACGACAGGGACATCGTCATCATCCTCGCCTCGCTGCTCTGCGCGCTCATCACCGTCCTCGGCATCGGCCTCGTCGCCCGCTGGTGCGCGTGCGGCGGCGCGGAAGCCAGGGCGCGCGCCGCCGCCAACAGGGGCGTCAAGAAGTCGGTGCTCCGCGCCATCCCCACCGTCGCCTACGTCTCCGCTGACgccggcaagggcaagggcaaggaggaggaggccgccgcggcGCCCGAGTGCGCCATCTGCCTCGCCGAGTTCGAGGACGGCGAGGCCATGCGCGTGCTGCCCCAGTGCGGCCACGCCTTCCACGCCGCCTGCGTCGACAAGTGGCTGCGCGGCCACTCGTCCTGCCCCTCCTGCCGCCGGATCCTCGCCGTCCACCTGCCGGCCGGCCAGCGCTGCCAGCGCTGCGGCGCGCGGCCCGACCCCGCCACCTGGAAGCCGCCGGGCCAGTACGGCGAGATGCCGCCCTTCTTGCCGTAG